From Natator depressus isolate rNatDep1 chromosome 7, rNatDep2.hap1, whole genome shotgun sequence, the proteins below share one genomic window:
- the GP9 gene encoding platelet glycoprotein IX, which translates to MDKHYGDYFDSSPEFSGSNPTKKPFNEGIKIRFYQSSADLQSLTTQTRERIEHPNIYIYIHTQSENITIMKIRTAAGFVTLMLFCLVNAEICPLPCICKPIGEMKGWLVDCSSKGLKEVPSLSVSTRKLYLQNNSMTTVRTGAFDSLHSLEEVNVSDNPWNCDCDILYLKLWLEDFSESSIANVICASPAPSAGKPLSQLSGNELDSCRKSLPIKCLDFFWRDLALITFVILVLILTSCALRFSKKLAYQVTTRDYYSAVPLLQKHNLENYMSQ; encoded by the exons ATGGATAAACACTATG GGGACTACTTTGATAGTTCCCCAGAATTCAGTGGCAGCAATCCTACCAAAAAGCCCTTTAATGAAGGCATCAAAATCAGGTTTTATCAGAG CTCTGCAGATCTTCAAAGCCTTACTACGCAAACAAGGGAAAGGATCGAACAcccaaacatatatatatatatacacacacagag TGAAAACATAACCATCATGAAGATCCGCACTGCTGCAGGATTTGTTACATTAATGCTGTTCTGTTTAGTCAATGCGGAAATCTGCCCTCTGCCCTGCATCTGTAAGCCAATCGGAGAAATGAAGGGCTGGCTAGTAGACTGCAGCTCAAAGGGACTGAAGGAAGTGCCTTCCCTGTCTGTCAGCACCAGGAAACTTTATCTACAAAATAACAGTATGACCACAGTTCGTACCGGAGCATTTGACAGCTTACATAGCTTAGAGGAAGTGAATGTGTCCGACAATCCCTGGAATTGTGACTGTGACATTCTGTATCTCAAACTCTGGCTGGAGGACTTCTCCGAATCGTCTATTGCCAATGTCATCTGTGCAAGCCCAGCTCCCAGTGCGGGGAAGCCTTTGAGCCAGTTGAGTGGGAATGAGCTGGACAGCTGTAGGAAATCCCTCCCAATTAAATGCCTCGATTTCTTTTGGCGAGACCTCGCTTTGATCACTTTTGTAATACTTGTACTTATTTTAACATCATGTGCCCTGAGGTTTTCCAAAAAGCTAGCCTACCAGGTTACCACAAGAGATTATTATTCTGCTGTCCCGTTGCTGCAGAAGCATAACCTAGAAAATTACATGTCACAATGA